The following are encoded in a window of Solibacillus sp. FSL R7-0668 genomic DNA:
- a CDS encoding ABC transporter substrate-binding protein, protein MKWLRLAFLSGLLLVVLAGCGEKELQTVKVGEVTRSIFYAPLYAAIEQGYFEKHGLQIELTTIPGGDKTMTALLSDGIDIALIGAETSIYVDGQHPNDPIVNFAQLTQTDGTFLVARAQNGDFSWENLKGSTFLGQRVGGMPQMAGEFVLKKNGINPQQDLTLIQNIDFANIANAFASGTGDYVQLFEPTASIFEQEGIGQIVASFGEELGAIPYTGFMTKDSTLQADEFITSFTKAVYDAQKWVYEAPAKDVAQAISPYFEDTELALIEQVVERYRAQKSYAENPVIDEDEFQNLLDVMTEAGTLDHEVQYGKLVNRSIADAVVK, encoded by the coding sequence ATGAAATGGTTGCGCTTAGCTTTCCTTAGCGGGCTTCTATTAGTAGTATTAGCCGGCTGCGGAGAGAAAGAATTACAAACGGTAAAGGTCGGCGAAGTAACACGCTCCATTTTTTATGCGCCTCTTTATGCCGCCATTGAGCAAGGTTATTTTGAAAAGCACGGTCTTCAAATCGAGCTGACGACCATTCCTGGTGGCGATAAAACGATGACGGCCTTATTATCTGACGGCATCGATATTGCCTTAATCGGTGCAGAAACGTCGATTTATGTAGACGGTCAGCATCCAAATGATCCGATTGTTAACTTCGCTCAGCTTACTCAAACAGATGGCACGTTTTTAGTCGCACGCGCGCAAAACGGTGATTTTTCATGGGAAAATTTAAAGGGTAGCACTTTTTTAGGGCAGCGCGTTGGGGGCATGCCGCAAATGGCTGGGGAATTTGTCTTAAAGAAAAACGGCATCAACCCACAGCAGGATTTAACGCTAATTCAGAATATTGATTTTGCTAATATTGCGAATGCCTTTGCCTCTGGAACAGGTGACTACGTACAGCTATTCGAGCCAACTGCAAGCATTTTTGAACAAGAAGGAATTGGGCAAATTGTTGCTTCATTCGGTGAGGAGCTTGGCGCGATTCCGTATACCGGCTTTATGACGAAGGACAGTACGTTACAGGCAGATGAATTTATTACGAGCTTTACAAAGGCTGTTTACGATGCACAAAAGTGGGTGTATGAAGCGCCTGCTAAGGACGTCGCACAAGCCATTTCTCCGTATTTTGAAGACACGGAGCTTGCGCTAATCGAGCAAGTGGTTGAACGCTACCGTGCACAAAAATCCTATGCTGAAAATCCTGTCATTGATGAAGATGAATTCCAAAATTTACTCGACGTGATGACAGAG
- a CDS encoding NUDIX hydrolase has translation MFLEKLKGQLQKPQPLFLGEETAFRSAVLIPLVEKDGEWHVLFEVRAFTMRKQPGDISFPGGKIDETDASPLAAALRETHEELGIDPQSIQLMGHLSPFVTSPSFVVYPFIGIIKETEINHYNRDEVEELFMVPLNWLMTHEPYVHYVPVEPKPPADFPYDKIANGENYQWRDSRMEEWFYEYGKYTIWGLTARLLKHFIEKMK, from the coding sequence ATGTTTTTAGAAAAGTTGAAGGGACAGCTGCAAAAGCCGCAGCCACTGTTTTTAGGAGAAGAAACAGCCTTTCGTTCGGCAGTACTCATTCCGCTTGTCGAAAAGGATGGGGAATGGCATGTGCTCTTTGAGGTGCGTGCATTCACGATGCGCAAACAACCAGGGGATATTAGCTTTCCAGGAGGCAAAATTGATGAAACTGACGCGTCACCATTAGCGGCAGCCCTGCGTGAAACCCATGAGGAGCTAGGCATTGATCCGCAATCAATTCAGTTAATGGGCCATTTAAGCCCGTTTGTTACCTCGCCTTCTTTTGTTGTGTATCCGTTTATTGGCATTATCAAGGAAACCGAAATAAATCATTATAATCGTGATGAAGTAGAGGAGCTCTTTATGGTGCCACTTAACTGGCTAATGACGCATGAGCCCTATGTTCATTATGTACCAGTGGAGCCAAAGCCACCTGCTGATTTCCCGTACGATAAAATTGCCAACGGGGAAAACTATCAATGGCGCGACAGTCGTATGGAAGAATGGTTTTACGAGTACGGAAAGTATACGATTTGGGGCTTAACGGCAAGACTATTAAAGCATTTTATCGAGAAAATGAAATAA
- a CDS encoding methyl-accepting chemotaxis protein — MEKLKKAFNVSINFKLGFAFLIALLVPTLLIAFTSYFSAKQELEAKINSSEMQSVASVDAFINKHVSPIVSDVEYFAGMFKQSDWDTQRQWEPILAKLEQYFETSEGIVSSFIGTKNGDMIQYPDLGLMNDPKFDPRTRAWYQNAEANPGKYVIATPHQSASTGDWVVTVSKQLADGSGVYAINLGMDALFEIVNGIQVGETGYPFLMSSNKTIIAHPTLEGGTDVSEEAWANDMLTTEKGSFEYIFEGSDKKMYVATNELTDWKIGGTMFKSEIAQATVPILKTTLYVVIAALVILGVFLMIIIRSITKPLKQISKAAVVMSSGDLRTTLTIDKRDEIGVLSRSFNKMSGMLSSIIKHIHEQSSVISASSEELAATLAENRKASEKIALAMNDVQDGFEQQTKKLTKSFKSLRKVSDNIHSIEDNTVQVTASAQNAVSAAEVGHNIVISTQQQMANIEGTFNRLSSDIGTVNAYANEINAIVNVITSIADQTNLLALNASIEAARAGEHGKGFAVVADEVRKLAEQTNHSSIQVKEIITAIQRESSKSVESMNDSLGEVSKGLEMFAQTETNFLQVKQFIENLTEQLVDIQDRAHSIARDSDFVVGDIQVVEDISGHSQNLLQAVATSTEAQLCSIEEISATAEALEAIVDELLTEVSVFKTN, encoded by the coding sequence ATGGAGAAACTGAAAAAAGCGTTTAATGTCTCCATTAATTTTAAATTAGGCTTCGCATTTTTAATTGCATTACTCGTTCCTACATTACTGATTGCATTCACTTCTTACTTTTCAGCAAAACAGGAGCTGGAAGCTAAAATCAATTCAAGTGAAATGCAAAGTGTCGCCTCTGTTGATGCATTCATTAACAAGCATGTGTCACCCATCGTCAGTGATGTCGAATATTTCGCCGGCATGTTCAAACAAAGCGACTGGGACACTCAGCGCCAATGGGAACCGATTTTAGCAAAGCTGGAGCAATATTTTGAGACAAGCGAAGGCATTGTTTCATCCTTTATCGGAACTAAAAACGGAGATATGATTCAATACCCTGATTTAGGCCTTATGAATGACCCTAAATTTGATCCGCGTACACGTGCCTGGTATCAAAACGCAGAAGCCAATCCTGGGAAGTATGTAATTGCTACACCACACCAATCTGCTTCAACTGGCGATTGGGTAGTCACGGTATCCAAGCAGCTTGCAGATGGCAGCGGTGTTTACGCCATTAACTTAGGGATGGATGCGCTTTTTGAAATCGTTAACGGCATTCAAGTTGGGGAAACGGGCTATCCATTCTTAATGAGTTCAAATAAAACAATTATCGCCCACCCTACTTTAGAGGGCGGGACAGATGTTTCAGAAGAAGCTTGGGCCAATGATATGCTAACTACTGAAAAAGGCTCATTTGAATACATATTTGAAGGCTCAGACAAAAAAATGTATGTTGCAACAAACGAGTTAACAGACTGGAAAATCGGGGGCACGATGTTTAAAAGCGAAATCGCACAGGCTACTGTCCCTATTTTAAAAACAACACTTTATGTCGTCATTGCGGCGCTTGTTATTTTAGGCGTTTTCTTAATGATCATCATCCGTTCGATCACAAAGCCACTAAAACAAATTTCCAAAGCGGCCGTTGTGATGAGCTCTGGTGATTTACGTACAACATTAACGATCGATAAGCGTGATGAAATTGGCGTTTTAAGTCGTTCCTTCAATAAAATGAGCGGCATGCTTTCATCGATCATCAAGCATATTCATGAGCAATCTTCTGTTATCTCGGCTTCATCTGAAGAGTTAGCAGCGACATTGGCGGAAAATCGAAAAGCCTCTGAGAAAATTGCTTTAGCTATGAACGATGTGCAAGATGGCTTCGAACAGCAAACAAAGAAATTAACAAAGAGCTTTAAATCCTTGCGTAAAGTATCAGATAATATTCACTCCATCGAGGATAATACGGTGCAAGTAACGGCAAGTGCTCAAAATGCAGTAAGCGCTGCAGAGGTGGGGCATAATATTGTAATTTCCACGCAGCAGCAGATGGCCAACATCGAAGGCACGTTTAACCGCCTATCGTCTGATATTGGAACTGTGAATGCGTATGCCAATGAAATCAATGCCATTGTCAACGTTATTACATCCATTGCCGACCAAACGAACTTACTGGCGCTGAATGCTTCAATTGAGGCTGCGCGTGCTGGCGAACATGGGAAAGGCTTCGCAGTCGTAGCAGATGAAGTACGTAAACTGGCGGAACAAACGAATCATTCGTCGATCCAGGTAAAAGAAATTATTACCGCGATTCAACGCGAATCATCGAAATCCGTGGAATCGATGAACGATAGCTTAGGGGAAGTCTCAAAAGGCTTAGAAATGTTCGCACAAACTGAAACAAACTTCCTACAAGTAAAGCAATTCATCGAAAACCTTACAGAGCAGCTTGTCGACATTCAAGACCGCGCCCATTCTATCGCGCGTGACAGCGACTTTGTTGTCGGGGATATTCAAGTCGTTGAGGACATCTCAGGCCACTCTCAAAACCTGTTGCAGGCTGTCGCAACTTCTACAGAAGCACAGCTATGCTCCATTGAGGAAATTTCTGCTACAGCCGAAGCATTAGAGGCTATTGTAGATGAGCTATTAACTGAGGTTAGCGTATTTAAAACGAATTAA
- a CDS encoding methyl-accepting chemotaxis protein: MFQFKTIRMSILFAFSIVIIIIAAYSAYNFTHASTSAKQTDLIVNEELQLLTIDYDLAQTMALRIAAARGYVLSGNPEYKNVFTENMELANKQGAHLHELTKSEAFDKYQKMAQEWDEYIQSSVFAVYDAGDKDLAVKNLVAMDSTATEIRLVFKDLATERTEKINATGQEMIDSSETAKWVIIGLGLLTVILSIVIASISASKISKNIVTVTTRMKNIAQGNFSEPLLEVRTKDEIAQLTEATNTVVKTMNTMLKGIQSTSTEVAAHSEELTQSAVEVKIGTEQVSTTVGEIASGTESQASHAADVASTMSDFSMKMNDVNMRNEQIQDASKNVLALTSEGQNLMNDSTQQMSTIDTIVKEAVINVEQLGKETQEISQIVQVIHAIADQTNLLSLNAAIEAARAGEHGKGFAVVADEVRKLADQVTNSVDDITKIVERILTGSNLVMTSLESGYKEVERGTSQIATTGETFTKITSALDEMSEHITDMSGKLNDVVANSATINRAVDEIAAVSQQSAAGIEETSATVEQVTGSMDEISSSAATLAQMAENLNDNVRQFKLYND, encoded by the coding sequence ATGTTTCAATTTAAAACGATTCGTATGAGTATATTATTTGCGTTTTCAATCGTCATTATTATCATCGCGGCCTACTCTGCTTATAATTTTACTCATGCATCGACTAGCGCAAAGCAAACCGATCTAATTGTTAACGAAGAGCTTCAATTACTAACAATTGACTATGACCTAGCTCAAACAATGGCCCTACGAATTGCGGCTGCACGAGGGTATGTGCTATCAGGGAACCCTGAATACAAAAACGTTTTCACAGAGAATATGGAACTTGCGAATAAGCAAGGTGCACATTTGCATGAATTAACAAAATCCGAAGCCTTTGATAAGTATCAAAAAATGGCGCAAGAATGGGATGAATACATACAATCGTCGGTTTTTGCTGTCTATGATGCCGGCGATAAAGATCTCGCTGTCAAAAATTTAGTTGCAATGGATAGCACTGCAACTGAGATTCGTTTAGTCTTTAAAGACCTCGCAACTGAACGTACAGAAAAGATTAATGCCACTGGTCAAGAGATGATCGATTCTAGCGAGACAGCGAAATGGGTCATTATCGGATTAGGCTTGCTGACAGTGATTTTATCAATTGTCATCGCAAGTATTAGCGCATCAAAAATTTCTAAAAATATTGTAACGGTTACGACACGCATGAAAAATATTGCGCAAGGTAATTTTAGTGAGCCTTTACTTGAAGTTCGTACAAAAGATGAAATTGCACAACTTACGGAAGCAACAAACACAGTCGTGAAAACGATGAATACTATGTTAAAAGGGATTCAATCAACATCTACAGAAGTAGCAGCACATAGTGAAGAATTAACACAGTCTGCTGTAGAGGTGAAAATTGGTACAGAGCAAGTTTCGACAACAGTGGGCGAAATTGCCAGTGGTACAGAATCACAAGCAAGTCACGCGGCAGATGTGGCCTCTACTATGAGTGACTTCTCTATGAAAATGAACGATGTCAATATGCGCAACGAACAAATTCAAGATGCGTCGAAAAATGTATTGGCGCTCACTTCTGAAGGTCAAAATCTAATGAACGACTCAACGCAACAAATGTCGACAATCGATACAATCGTGAAAGAAGCTGTCATCAATGTCGAGCAATTAGGAAAAGAAACACAGGAAATCTCACAAATCGTACAGGTCATCCATGCGATTGCCGACCAAACGAATTTACTTTCATTGAATGCGGCGATTGAAGCAGCACGGGCTGGAGAACATGGGAAAGGCTTTGCTGTCGTAGCCGATGAAGTACGCAAACTAGCCGATCAAGTAACCAATTCTGTTGATGATATTACAAAAATTGTTGAACGTATTTTAACGGGCTCAAACCTTGTCATGACTTCACTGGAATCGGGCTACAAAGAGGTAGAACGTGGTACCTCTCAAATTGCGACGACGGGTGAAACCTTCACAAAAATCACAAGTGCACTAGACGAAATGTCTGAACATATTACTGATATGTCTGGCAAACTAAATGATGTTGTTGCCAATAGTGCGACAATCAACCGTGCAGTCGATGAAATTGCGGCCGTTTCACAACAATCTGCTGCCGGCATCGAAGAAACATCTGCTACAGTAGAACAAGTAACCGGCTCAATGGATGAAATTTCAAGCAGTGCCGCAACCTTAGCGCAAATGGCAGAAAACTTAAATGACAATGTTCGCCAATTTAAACTGTATAACGATTAA
- a CDS encoding carboxypeptidase M32, giving the protein MILKEAFIDYVKKMQNYSEALSVIYWDMRTGAPKKGLPQRAEVIGTLSAELFALQTSEELGHLLQQLEQEDLNIVTRRLFEEVKKDYDESKKIPADEFKAYTILKAKSEAAWEEAKAASDFQIFLPYLKEVIDYQKRFVGYWGLKNGSAYNTLLDKYEPDMTTDLLDQLFGELKATIVPLVKAIEASPNKPDTSMLFEHFPKAGQHAASLELLAQLGYDFEAGRLDETVHPFMIGLNSGDIRVTTKYDESDFRSAVFGTIHECGHAVYEQNIAPSLNGLPLSTGASMGIHESQSLFYENIIGRNENFWKHQFAILQKHSPEQFGHVEVAAFLKAINYSEPSFIRIEADELTYPLHIMIRYEIEREIFNGDLQAEDLPRVWNDKYEEYLGIRPENDAQGILQDMHWSDGSFGYFPSYALGFMYAAQWKHAMDQDIPNFDALLSCGDLAPIKHWLTEKVHQYGALKKPNELILEGTGEALSATYLARYLKEKYTKLYQL; this is encoded by the coding sequence TTGATTTTGAAAGAGGCTTTTATTGATTATGTGAAGAAAATGCAAAACTATTCGGAGGCGCTTTCGGTAATTTATTGGGATATGCGTACGGGGGCTCCGAAAAAAGGGCTACCTCAACGCGCTGAGGTTATCGGGACATTATCTGCTGAGTTATTTGCACTGCAAACAAGTGAAGAACTTGGGCATTTATTACAACAGCTTGAACAAGAAGATTTGAATATTGTAACGCGTCGTTTATTTGAAGAAGTGAAAAAGGATTATGATGAATCTAAGAAAATTCCGGCTGATGAATTTAAAGCGTATACCATATTGAAGGCTAAATCCGAAGCCGCTTGGGAAGAAGCAAAGGCTGCTTCAGATTTCCAAATTTTCTTACCTTACTTAAAAGAAGTCATTGACTATCAAAAGCGATTTGTTGGTTATTGGGGGCTTAAAAATGGCTCGGCCTACAATACATTACTGGATAAATATGAGCCGGATATGACAACTGATCTGCTGGATCAATTATTTGGTGAGTTAAAAGCTACAATTGTTCCATTAGTAAAGGCGATTGAAGCTTCGCCAAATAAGCCCGATACATCGATGCTATTTGAGCACTTCCCTAAAGCTGGGCAACATGCTGCTTCACTTGAACTTTTAGCGCAGCTTGGTTATGACTTCGAGGCTGGTCGTTTAGATGAAACGGTTCACCCATTTATGATTGGTTTAAATAGTGGGGATATTCGCGTTACGACGAAATATGATGAATCGGACTTCCGCTCGGCGGTATTTGGAACAATTCATGAGTGTGGGCATGCGGTGTACGAGCAAAATATTGCACCATCATTAAACGGCTTACCGCTGTCAACAGGGGCATCGATGGGGATTCACGAATCGCAATCCCTATTTTACGAAAACATTATCGGCCGTAACGAAAACTTCTGGAAGCATCAATTTGCTATTTTACAAAAACATTCACCGGAGCAATTTGGGCATGTGGAGGTAGCAGCGTTTTTAAAGGCCATCAATTACTCAGAGCCTTCGTTCATCCGCATTGAAGCGGACGAATTAACGTATCCGCTTCATATTATGATTCGTTATGAAATTGAGCGTGAAATTTTTAATGGGGATTTACAGGCCGAGGATTTACCGCGTGTTTGGAACGATAAATACGAGGAATATTTAGGAATTCGTCCTGAAAACGATGCGCAGGGGATCTTGCAGGATATGCACTGGAGTGACGGTAGCTTCGGTTACTTCCCTAGCTATGCTTTAGGCTTCATGTACGCCGCACAATGGAAACATGCGATGGATCAAGACATTCCTAATTTTGATGCACTTCTAAGTTGCGGAGATTTAGCACCGATTAAGCATTGGTTAACCGAAAAAGTCCATCAATACGGCGCATTAAAAAAGCCAAACGAACTTATTTTAGAAGGTACTGGCGAGGCATTGAGCGCCACTTATTTAGCCCGTTATTTAAAAGAAAAATATACAAAATTATATCAGCTATAA